Within the bacterium genome, the region ATTTGTTGACGATTACATCCCCGCGGCCATCGCCGTCCAGGTCACGCACGACGGCCTGCGCGCTCACGTTGCCCTCGCGCCTTTCTGCGGTGGTGCGTACCTCGTAGTCGCGCCGAAACGCGGCCTTCGTCGCGAACTTGCCCGCTTCCTGCCTGAAAACCGTTAGCGTCGTGCCGGCGATGACGTAGAGATCCGTCGCGCCGTCGCCGTCGTAATCGAAAAGCGCGGGATACGGCACATCGATCGTGACGTTGGCGAGCGCCCCCGCCGCCTCGTCGTCGTTGGATGGACCGTGCATCGATCCCGTTACCGCCAGCGGCAGGGACTCCGCGGGCGCAAGCCCCTTGCCGTTTTTTTCGAGCACGACCACGCGGTCAAGGCCGATGGAAAGCAGCTCGGTTTCCGGCCCGCCGCGCCAGTTCCGCGCAAGCGAAAGGCGCGGCAGGCGTTCCTCGTCGGGGACGAGGATCGGCGCCCCGACGGTCGCCACACGGCTCGATTCGCCGGCCGCGCCGCCTTCGACACGCACGGCGTCAACGCGCCCACGCCCGATGAACAAGATTGCCGCGCCGTCACCAAGGTTCGCAATATCGAACGCGGCGGCCCATCCCGGCACATCGAGCGTCACCTCGCCCGCGCCGTTCGCGAACACGCGCAGCTTGCGCGACGTACCCTCATCGCCGACGCGCGCGTAGGCGGCGACGATCTCCGCACGGCCGTCGCCGTCGAGATCCTCCGCGACCACGGCGGACAGCGGTCCGTCCACGCGCATCGGCAGCGCTTCGTCGGCGAGAGCGTTTGCGGCGAAGATCCACGCCAGCGCGATGGCGACAATCCGCTTCATGCCTTCCGTCCCGTCAACGCATCCACGATTTTCTCCACGATTTCTTCCTCCGGCGCCGCACCCGTATCGATGACAAGGTGCGCCGACGCGCGATAAATCGCGTCGCGTTCGGCGAGTACGCGCCCGATTTCCGCGACGGGGTCCTGGCCGGTCAGCGTCGGCCTGTCCGCGATATTCGCGCGAACGCGCCTGGCGAGCACGGCGACCGGCGCGACGAGGTAAACGACGAGATCCGCACGCGCGAGATATTCGCGATTTTTTTCGGCGAGCACCACG harbors:
- a CDS encoding (d)CMP kinase, encoding MRVVLIGPRGAGKSTIAGWLAARVGVPAVSTDDLVRGRTGTSIDHLVAERGWEAFREIESAALADLFENGPADFVCDSGGGVVLAEKNREYLARADLVVYLVAPVAVLARRVRANIADRPTLTGQDPVAEIGRVLAERDAIYRASAHLVIDTGAAPEEEIVEKIVDALTGRKA
- a CDS encoding VCBS repeat-containing protein, which produces MKRIVAIALAWIFAANALADEALPMRVDGPLSAVVAEDLDGDGRAEIVAAYARVGDEGTSRKLRVFANGAGEVTLDVPGWAAAFDIANLGDGAAILFIGRGRVDAVRVEGGAAGESSRVATVGAPILVPDEERLPRLSLARNWRGGPETELLSIGLDRVVVLEKNGKGLAPAESLPLAVTGSMHGPSNDDEAAGALANVTIDVPYPALFDYDGDGATDLYVIAGTTLTVFRQEAGKFATKAAFRRDYEVRTTAERREGNVSAQAVVRDLDGDGRGDVIVNKFGGGLTNYRSQTRIFRGGAGGLPTTPTYESAGKGFSGGFEFPDADGDGCRDLVMPSVEVSVMTVVKMLTTSKVGIDYQLFYCGGPSLYALEPGEVRATTFRLDVMSRAGLLGTPPVYGHDFTGDGEPDALISPALGRLEVRERKGDAFAPEAAATFNAPPTGNVIVKNVRGNEKPDVILWYVDPEHEGEIRVFEMN